The Clostridium sp. DL-VIII DNA window TCTAATAATGACTGAGATAAATCATTGGCTGGAAATAACCCATTAGGCCCTCCACTATATGATATTTCTCCAATAATAATTTTCCCTTTTAAATATGTACCAGTTGCAAGCACAACTGCTTTACATTTAAAAACTGCACCATTTTTAGTTACTACTCCTTTTATTTTTCCATCTTCAACTTGAAGCTCTGTAACTTCAATCTGCCTTATTTTAAGATTCTCTTGTTCTTCTAGAACTCTTTTCATCCTAAATTGATAATCTTTTTTGTCCGCTTGTGCTCTTAATGAATGAACTGCTGGTCCTTTTGAAGTATTTAGCATTCTTGATTGAATAAATGTATTATCAATATTTATACCCATTTCTCCACCAAGTGCATCAATTTCTCTTACTAAATGACCTTTTGCGGTACCACCTATATTAGGATTACATGGCATTAGTGCTATTGAATCTAAATTTATTGTACATATCAGTGTATTAAGTCCTAACCTTGCTGAAGCTAATGCAGCTTCACATCCTGCATGACCAGCCCCAACAACTATTACATCAAATTGTCCGCCATCATAATTTACTGCCATTACTGTTCCCTACTTTCCTACACAAAATTCACTAAAGATTTTGTTCAATAAATCTTCTTCTAATTCTTCTCCTGTTATTTCACCTAACGCCTTCATCGCTGCTGTTATATAAATGGATATTAAATCAATATACTCATTGGCATTGATTCTATTTAAAGCTGTATCACAATTTTCTAATGCTCTATATAATGCCTGCTTATGTCTTGTGTTTGAAATTGTTAAGCTATCAGAAGTTATTTCACCATTAAAGAATAAATCCTTAATTTCACTCTTTAAACTGTCAATTCCACTTCCTGTTTTCACTGATATATTTATTTTATTACTTAAGCTACTAATTATTTTTTCAGGTATTTTTATATCTAAATCTACTTTATTTAATAATACTATATACTTCTTACTTTTTATCTTATCAATTATGATTTGGTCCTCTTCATTTATATCCCTAGATGCATCAAGCATTAATATTATCAAATCTGCTTCATCAATTTTTTCCTTAGATTTTTCCACGCCTATTTTTTCAACTATATCTTCTGTATCTCTTATTCCTGCAGTATCAGTTATTTTAATAGGTATTCCTTCAATATTTATATATTCTTCAATAACATCTCTTGTTGTGCCAGGAATATCTGTTACTATAGCTCTTTTTTCTCTTAATAATGCATTTAATAATGATGACTTTCCTACATTAGGCTTACCAACAATGACTACTTTAAGGCCTTCTCTCAATATTTTACCTTCATCCGCATTAGCCAATAAATATCTTATCTTAACACTAGCCTTATCAATGCCATTCTTGATTTGATCAATTAAATTATCATCAATAATATCCTCATCATCTTCTGTAAAATCAACTGCGTATTCAATCAAAGCTAAAACATTCAATAGAAATTTCCTTAATTCCCCTATTTCCCTTGAAAGTGCTCCATTTCTTTGCATTAGTGCTGATTTCATTGATAGTTCAGTTTTAGCTGTTATTATATCCATAACTGCTTCTGCTTGACTTAAATCTATTCTTCCATTTAAAAATGCTCTTTTAGTGAATTCACCTGGTTCTGCAATTCTCGCACCAGCCTTTATAATTTCATTTAATACACTATTAGTTGATACAATACCACCATGGCAATTAATCTCAACTACATTTTCTCCAGTATAACTATTAGGCGCTTTCATATAACTTAAAATAACTTCATCAATAATTTCTCTATTTTCTAATTCTACAACATTGCCATATTTCATAGTATATGTCTGCATTTTTTCAATATCGTAATTATTCTTGGAAACAAATATTTTACTTGCAATGCTCAAAGATTTTGCTCCAGAAATTCTAATTATAGCAACTCCACCTTCTCCAATAGGTGTAGCTATTGCACAAATAGTATCAAATTCCTTCATCTATTTTCCTCCTTTATTTAAAGAAGAACTTTTATATCAATATCTATTCAAAACTAATATCAATTTTACAGAACAAAACTTAATTAGTCAAAGTTATATTAATTTAATTTTTCTCCTTAAATTCTAAAACTTTACTTATAAACTTAAAAAGAAAGCCATTCAGGCTTTCTTCTACAAATCTTTTTTTAATTCAACAACTACTCTTCTAAATGGTTCATCACCTTCACTATATGTATTTATAAAGGCATCTTCCTGAAGTGCAGAATGAATAACTCGTCTCTCATAAGGATTCATTGGCTCTAACTTAAATAATTTTCTTGTTTTCTTAACCTTATTAGCTGTTTTAATAGCAAGTCCTTTAAGGGTTTCTTCTCTTTTGCTTCTATAATTTTCGGTATCTAGTATGACCCTTTTATGAGGAAGCTCATGAACCTTATTAACTATCAATGAAACTAGGTATTGTATAGAGTCCAATGTTTCTCCTCTATAACCAATTATCAATCCCATTCTTTCTCCTGATAAATTAATTACAATAGTATCATTTTCTTCTCTCACATTTATATCAGCTTCAATTTCCATACATTTAAGTATGTTAGCTATAAAATCTTTTGCTTCTTTGATATAATCATATTTACTAGTAACTCTAATTTTAGCTGGCTTAACTCCTATAACATTAAATAAACCTTTTGAACCATACTCTAAAATTTCAACATCAACCATGTTTTTCTCTGTATTTAATTCAATTAAAGCTTTATTTAAGGCCTCTTCAACAGTTTTTCCTTCTATTTCTATTGATCTCATCGGTTAATTCACCACCTCTAATATCCAAGCAAACTTAAATTACTTAATTATTTATTTTTTTTTCTTTTTTTACTAGCCAAATTTTTAGGTTCTTCAACTGCCATAACAAATTTTTCTGATTCGACTTTAGTTTCTTTCTCTTTAACTTCATTCATATCTTTTACTGAAGGTCTATAATTTAAGAAATATGTTTGTATAGTTTGAATCAAATTACCAATTATCCAATATAAAACTAATATAGCACTGAAATTCCATGACATGAATCCCATCATTCCAGCCATAGCTAAATTCATAGTTCCCATATTCATTCCATTAGGTTGAGATGGAGTGGATTTAGTCATTAAATATGATGGTAAGTATGTTGATAATGCAGCCAAAATAGCTAATATATGCCATGGATCAGGGGCAAATAAGTTTTTAATCCATAAAAATGATGCTCCTTCTATTCCATGTATGCCCATGAATACCCAATAAAGAGCCATTAATATTGGTAATGGAAGTAATGATGGAAGACATCCTCCAGCCATACTAACATTGTTATCCTTATATAGCTTCATAGTTTCTACACTTAATTTTTCTTTATCATCCTTATATTTTTCTTGAAGCTTTTTAAGTTCTGGTTGAAGTTTTTGCATTCCTCGTGTAGATCTTGCCGCCTTAATGTTAAATGGCAATATTAAAATTCTTATAATTAATGTGAATAAAAATATCGCTAAAACATAAGATAGCCCAACATCTGATACTCCTATACTAACTATAAAGTTATGCAGGGAATCAAATATGCTTTTCATAAAATCAACTATCGCTTGAAACATTAAAAAATATCCCTCCTATATTTCATCTTACTGGATCATACCCACCCTTGCCAAAAGGATTACATCTTAATATTCTGTAAATTGCCATTATGCTTCCTTTAAATGCCCCATATTTATTTATAGCATCCAGAGCATATTGTGAGCATGTTGGCGTAAACCTACAGCATGAAGGTCTCCCAGGTGAAATATGTTTTCTATAAAAATTAATTAGGCATATTAGTAATTTCTTCATTATATAAGCCTGCCTTTTTAATTAAATTTCTCATAGCTTTCTCTACTTCAAAATATTTCTTGTCTTTCATAGGATTTCTTGCTATAAAAATAAAATCATATTCTTTTATCATATAATCATAATTTAATCTAAAACTTTCGCTTATTAATCTTTTACATCTACTCCTAATAACACTGTTTCCTACCTTTTTACTCACAGAAACACCTAATTTATTATAACAATTATGATATTTATCTTTATTCTTTTTATTCTTTATTATATACATAACTAAAAGGTCATTTGCAAATGACTTGCCTCTTCTATATATAAATGTAAATTCAAAATTTTTTTTCAATCTATAAATCATAGATATTTATATTCTCCTTTTTTCCCTGCATTTGCAGAAAAAAGGCCACTTAGAGCGGCCCTTAAGCTGTTAATTTTTTTCTTCCTTTTTGTCTTCTGCTTTTAAGAATGTTTCTTCCTGATTGAGTGCTCATTCTCTTTCTAAAACCATGTTCCTTTTTTGTTTGTCTTTTTTTAGGTTGATAAGTCATGAACATTAACATGCACCCCCTTAAATAAATTATTTATAGTAAAAACTATACTTAACTAATTTTAAATTTTACTTAATCTATTATATATATATACTATTTTCCTGTCAAGGTGGTAATAATTGTTGATAAATATATTTATATATATTTTTTTGTGGATAATTTCTTGAATATCAACAATTACTTATGTTATCATAAATATTATGTTGTGAATAACTTATTATTTTAAGAACTTATCCACATGTGTGGATAAATATGTGCATAACTTGTTTATCTTATGTTATTTGTTCATATTACAAATTGCATATTCACTTAATTATGTACATGTTTATAACTTTTTATAGTTACATGTTATTAAATTTTTAATCAATTTATATATAAACATAATTATTAACATGTTGATATATTTATATACATACTTGGCGATAATATAATACTGTTGATATATCTGTTGATAAATTGTACATAAGTCGCATAAAATTTTTTTTATAAAATACTGGAGGAATAATAAAAATGGATGCCGATCTAAAAAACTTGTGGAATAAAACCTTAACTATTATAAAAAGTGAGCTTAGTGAAGTTAGCTTCAATACTTGGATTAAAAGCTGTGAACCTATATCTATCTCTTCAGATACTTTAAGGATAAGCGTTCCAAATTCCTTTACTCAAGATATTTTAGATAAGCGTTATAAAGATTTAGTTGCAAACTCAATAAAAGCTGTTTGTTCGAAACTATATAAAATTGAATTTATTATAATGTCTGATAACTACGAAAAAGAAGAAAATAAAAGTAACACTCCACAAGCATCAAAATCAATTACTGTTAATGATGAAATGTCTTCAACGTTAAATCCAAAGTATACATTTAATTCTTTTGTAATAGGTAATAGTAATCGATTTGCTCACGCTGCATCACTTGCAGTTGCAGAATCACCTGCCAAAGCCTATAATCCACTATTTATATATGGAGGTGTTGGACTCGGAAAAACTCACTTAATGCATGCTATAGGTCACTATATCTTAGATGGCAATCCAAATGCTAAAGTAGTATATGTTTCTTCTGAAAAATTTACTAATGAATTAATTAATGCAATTAAAGATGATAAAAATGAAGAATTTAGAAATAAATATAGAAATGTAGATATTCTACTTATTGATGATATACAGTTTATAGCCGGAAAAGAACGTACACAAGAAGAATTCTTCCACACATTTAATGCATTACATGATGCCAACAAGCAAATCATATTATCTTCAGATAGGCCGCCAAAGGAAATTCCAACATTAGAAGACAGACTACGCTCCAGATTTGAATGGGGATTAATTGCAGACATACAAGTTCCTGATTTCGAAACTAGGATGGCCATTTTAAAAAAGAAAGCTGATGTTGAAAATTTAAATGTAGCTAATGAAGTCATGGGGTATATTGCTACAAGAATTAAATCAAATATCAGAGAGCTTGAAGGCGCTTTAATAAGAATAATTGCTTACTCTTCATTAACTAATAGAGAGGTCACTGTGGATCTAGCTTCCGAAGCATTGAAAGATATAATTTCTAAAAAACAAGGCAAGCATGTGACTATTGATATTATACAAGATATAGTGTCTAGTTACTTTAATTTGCGTGTTGATGATTTAAAATCTCAAAGAAGAACCAGAAATGTTGCTTATCCAAGACAAATTGCAATGTATTTAAGCAGAAAACTAACAGATATGTCTTTACCTAAGATTGGGGAAGAGTTTGGTGGAAGAGATCATACTACTGTTATTCATGCTTATGAGAAAATATCTGAAAATCTAAAAACTGACGATTCGTTGCAAAATACAATTAATGATATCACTAAAAAATTGACTCAAGGTTAATCCACAGCTGTATATAACAACTATATAATAAATTGTGGATAATATTTTTTTAGTTATAATAAGTTTAATGTTGTGGATAAGTGGTTTTATTTGTTACCGAATTATCCACAACATTTTTGAATGAAATTCTGTGGATATTACTTGGCTTAAGGTAGTTATCAACAAATTAACACTCCCTACTACTATTATTACTATAAAAATATTTATCTATATCTATTTTTTATCTTTAATTTCCTGTTAATAAATAAGGAGGATTTCAAAATGATTTTTACATGTGAAAAACAAAAAATATTAGAAGGAATATCAATAGTTCAAAAAGCTATAACAGGTAAATCAACTTTACCTATACTTGAAGGTGTATATATAAAAACTGAACAATCAACATTAACACTTATAGGTTCGGATATGGATGTTAGCATTCAAACGTCTGTTGATGCTACAATAATAGAAGAAGGTAACATTGTAATAGATGCTAAAATATTTGGAGAAATAATAAGAAAATTACCAAATTCAACAATAAAAATAGAGACTATTGAAAATCAGTTAATTAAAATAACTTGTGAAAAATCTATATTTGATGTTGTTTATATGAATACAAATGAATTTCCTGAATTACCTGAGATCAATGAAAACCTAAAGATATCAGTAAATCAAAATATACTAAAAAACATGATTAAAGGAACATCTTTTGCTATTGCTCAAGATGAAACACGACCAATTCTTCAAGGCATATTGTTTGAAGTAAAAAATAAAAATTTAAATTTAGTTGCTCTTGATGGCTATAGATTAGCAATTAGAAGTGAATTTTTAGATACTGATATTGATGTAGAAGTTGTTATACCAGGTAAAACATTAAATGAGGTATCTAAAATATTAGAAGATGTGGATGATATTGTAGATATAACATTTACTAATAATCATATATTATTCAATTTAGAGAGAACTAAGATAATATCTAGGTTATTAGAAGGTAAATTTATAAATTACAATTCACTATTGCCGCAAGAACATAAATTATTAGTTAGCGTTAATAGACAAAAATTACAAAATGCTATTGAAAGAGCATCATTAATGGCTAAAGATGGAAACACTAATTTAATAAAATTAGATTTACAACAAGATAATTTAATAATTACATCTAATTCTCAATTGGGAAAGGTAAGAGAGGAAATATCCATAAAATTGCAAGGTGAAGAAGTACAAATTGCATTTAACTCAAAATACTTATTAGATGTTTTAAAAAATGTAGAAGAGGATGAAGTTGTTATGAAAATGACTTCGAGTATAAGTCCGTGTGTAATTGAAGAAAAGGATAACGAGAATTCTAAATACCTGGTTTTACCAGTAAGATTAATGAGATAGGAGGACAAATATTATTTTTGTAATATTTATAACAAATTAAATGAATAAAGTAAAAATTAATACTGAATATATAAAGTTAGATGCTTTTTTAAAATGGGCTGCAATTGTTAGTTCAGGTGCAGAAGCTAAACTTTATATACAAGATGGGTTAGTTAAGGTAAATAAAGAAATTTGCATTCAACGAGGAAAAAAATTAAAAATAGGTGATATTATAAGTTTTGAAAATTCAGATTTTGAAATTATATGAAATAATAAATAAACTGTTATTTTATTATTATGATATAATTATTTATAGGTGTATTTTTTATGTATGTTAAAAATATAAGTTTAGTTAATTATAGGAACTATTCAAGTTTAAACATAGAATTGGCTCAAAATGTTAATGTGTTTATAGGAGATAATGCTCAAGGAAAAACTAACATTTTAGAGTCAATTTATTATGGTGCCTTTGCTAAATCTCATAGAACTTCAAAGGATAGAGAGCTAATAAGCTGGAATAAGAGTAATGCTTATATAAGCTTGCTCATTGGAAAAAATAGGCTTGATAAAAGGATAGATATAAATATCTTAAGAGATGGAAAAAAGGCTATAAAAGTAAATAATATTAAAATAAATAAGATTGGAGAGTTATTTGGGACATTCAATGTTGTAATGTTTTCTCCAGAAGACTTAAAGGTCATTAAGGAAGCTCCAAGTTTAAGAAGGCGATTATTAGATATGGAATTATCCCAAATAAATTCTAAATATTACTTTAACTTAGTTCAATATAATAAAATTTTAAATGAACGGAATATTTTGTTAAAAAGCAAAACATTCAATGAAGATGTTTTAGAAGTATATGATATACAATTAATTGAATATGCTGATTATATTATTTCAAAACGGTTAGAATATATAGAAAAGATAAATATTTATGGAAGTCAAATACATAAAGAGATAACATCTGGTAAAGAAAATATTAATTTTATATATAATTGTACTGTTAATTTAGATAACTTTAAAAATAATTATTCAAAGAAATTAAAAGATAATTTATTGAAAGATAGGGAAAAAGGTTTAACATCAATAGGACCTCATAGGGATGATTTTAATATTTTTATAAACGATGTAGATGTTAAGACTTTTGGCTCTCAAGGACAACAGCGTACATCAATTTTAACTATGAAATTTTCATCTTTAAAAATCATTAAAGAAGTTACAGGAGAGTATCCAGTTTTATTGCTAGACGATGTTCTCTCAGAGCTTGATATAAATAGACAAATATATATATTAAGTGCGATACAGGATATACAAACAATAATAACATGTACCGGAATAGATGATTTGAAGGATTATTTAGATGATAAAGCTAAAAGATTTGTTGTGTCAAATGGACGAATTTTAAATTAGAGGAGGAATGGTTAGTGTTTTTGCATTTAGGTGAGAATGTTGTAGTTCCAATTAAGGATATTATTGGAATATTCGATTTACAAAATACAATGTACAGTTCAGATACAATACAGTTTTTGAGGTTGGCTGAAGAAGATGGATTTGTAGAAAGAATTACAGATGAAAAGCCAAAATCATTCATTATAGCAGAGGTTAATAATAAGAGTAAGATATATCTTTCACCAATATCATCAACAACATTGACAAAAAGAACTGATATTGAGTATAGTTCGTAATTTTATAAAATTAAAAATTTTAATATTTATTAAGTTTAGGAGGAGTCTGATTTGGAACAAAATAATAGAGAATATGATGAAAATCAGATACAAGTTCTTGAAGGATTAGAAGCAGTAAGAAAAAGACCAGGTATGTATATCGGAAGCACAAGCCCAAGAGGCCTTCATCATTTAGTTTATGAAATAGTTGATAATAGTATCGATGAAGCATTAGCTGGGTATTGCAAAAAAATAGAAGTGTATATCAATGAGGATAATTCAATTACAGTAACTGATGATGGTAGAGGTATGCCTGTAGGAATTCATCCTAAAATGGGAAAATCTACTGTAGAAGTTATAATGACAATACTACATGCTGGTGGTAAATTTGGCGGTGGAGGATATAAGGTTTCAGGTGGGCTACATGGAGTTGGTGCGTCTGTTGTTAATGCACTGTCAGAAGAATGTACTGTTACAGTTAAAAGAGATGGGCATATATGGGAACAAAAATATAGTAAAGGCAAAGTTCTTACTGAAGTTACCCAAATAGGAAACAGCGATGAAACTGGAACAGAAACATATTTTAAACCTGATGCTGGAATATTTGATGAAATAGTTTTTGATTTTGAAGTATTATCTCAAAGGTTAAGAGAATTAGCTTTCTTAAATAAGGGTATATACATAAAGCTAGTAGATAAAAGAGATGAAAAAGAAGAAATTTTTCATTATGAGGGCGGAATCAAGTCATTTGTTAGTTATCTAAATAGAAACAAAGTACCACTTCACGATGAACCAATATATATCGAAGGAGTAAAAGATAATATAGCTGTGGAAGTAGCGCTTCAATATAATGATGGGTATACTGAAAATATTTTTTCTTTTGCAAATAATATTGATACAGTAGAAGGGGGAACCCATTTAGTTGGTTTCAAAACTGCACTTACAAGAGTATTTAATGATTATGCAAAGAAATTTGGTCATATAAAGGAAAATGATAAGAATTTTACTGGTGATGATATAAGAGAAGGGCTTACAGCAGTTATATCTGTTAAGATTGAAGAACCTCAATTTGAAGGCCAAACTAAAACCAAATTAGGAAATAGTGAAGTTAGAGGAATCGTTGATTCTGTTGTTGGGGAAAATGTAGGGACATTTTTAGAGGAGAATCCTAACATAGGAAAAATGATAGTAGATAAAGCTTTAATGGCGGCAAGAGCTAGAGATGCGGCTAGAAAAGCAAGAGAATTAACAAGAAAATCAGTATTAGAAAGAACTACATTGCCTGGGAAATTGGCAGATTGTTCTTCGAAAGATCCTAGGGAATGTGAAATTTATATTGTCGAAGGAGATTCTGCGGGTGGATCAGCTAAGCAAGGAAGAAATAGAAGATTTCAAGCAATTCTACCTTTAAGAGGAAAAATATTAAATGTTGAAAAACAAAGATTAGATAGAATATTAAATGCAGATACAATTAGATCTATGATTACTGCATTTGGTGCAGGTATTGGAAATGATTTTGCTGTAGAAAAAATTAGATATAATAGAATTATAATCATGACAGATGCCGATGTTGATGGAGCTCATATTAGAACATTATTATTAACATTCTTTTATAGATATATGAGAGAGCTAATAGATGATGGGCATGTGTATATAGCCCAACCACCACTTTATAAAGTTAGTAAGGGCAAAAAGGAGCATTATGCATATAGTGATGCAGAATTGGAAAGTGTGTTATCGGATTTTGGTGGAAAAGATAATTCTACTGATATTCAAAGGTATAAAGGTTTAGGAGAAATGAATGCAAATCAGTTATGGGATACAACAATGGATCCAGAAAAGAGAATTTTATTAAAAGTAAATATTGATGATGCTATGGCAGCGGATGAAATTTTCACAATTTTGATGGGTGAAAAAGTTGAGCCAAGAAAAGAATTTATACAA harbors:
- the gyrB gene encoding DNA topoisomerase (ATP-hydrolyzing) subunit B, which produces MEQNNREYDENQIQVLEGLEAVRKRPGMYIGSTSPRGLHHLVYEIVDNSIDEALAGYCKKIEVYINEDNSITVTDDGRGMPVGIHPKMGKSTVEVIMTILHAGGKFGGGGYKVSGGLHGVGASVVNALSEECTVTVKRDGHIWEQKYSKGKVLTEVTQIGNSDETGTETYFKPDAGIFDEIVFDFEVLSQRLRELAFLNKGIYIKLVDKRDEKEEIFHYEGGIKSFVSYLNRNKVPLHDEPIYIEGVKDNIAVEVALQYNDGYTENIFSFANNIDTVEGGTHLVGFKTALTRVFNDYAKKFGHIKENDKNFTGDDIREGLTAVISVKIEEPQFEGQTKTKLGNSEVRGIVDSVVGENVGTFLEENPNIGKMIVDKALMAARARDAARKARELTRKSVLERTTLPGKLADCSSKDPRECEIYIVEGDSAGGSAKQGRNRRFQAILPLRGKILNVEKQRLDRILNADTIRSMITAFGAGIGNDFAVEKIRYNRIIIMTDADVDGAHIRTLLLTFFYRYMRELIDDGHVYIAQPPLYKVSKGKKEHYAYSDAELESVLSDFGGKDNSTDIQRYKGLGEMNANQLWDTTMDPEKRILLKVNIDDAMAADEIFTILMGEKVEPRKEFIQQNAKKVVNLDI
- a CDS encoding extracellular matrix/biofilm biosynthesis regulator RemA family protein encodes the protein MFLHLGENVVVPIKDIIGIFDLQNTMYSSDTIQFLRLAEEDGFVERITDEKPKSFIIAEVNNKSKIYLSPISSTTLTKRTDIEYSS
- the rpmH gene encoding 50S ribosomal protein L34; this encodes MFMTYQPKKRQTKKEHGFRKRMSTQSGRNILKSRRQKGRKKLTA
- the dnaA gene encoding chromosomal replication initiator protein DnaA; the protein is MDADLKNLWNKTLTIIKSELSEVSFNTWIKSCEPISISSDTLRISVPNSFTQDILDKRYKDLVANSIKAVCSKLYKIEFIIMSDNYEKEENKSNTPQASKSITVNDEMSSTLNPKYTFNSFVIGNSNRFAHAASLAVAESPAKAYNPLFIYGGVGLGKTHLMHAIGHYILDGNPNAKVVYVSSEKFTNELINAIKDDKNEEFRNKYRNVDILLIDDIQFIAGKERTQEEFFHTFNALHDANKQIILSSDRPPKEIPTLEDRLRSRFEWGLIADIQVPDFETRMAILKKKADVENLNVANEVMGYIATRIKSNIRELEGALIRIIAYSSLTNREVTVDLASEALKDIISKKQGKHVTIDIIQDIVSSYFNLRVDDLKSQRRTRNVAYPRQIAMYLSRKLTDMSLPKIGEEFGGRDHTTVIHAYEKISENLKTDDSLQNTINDITKKLTQG
- the mnmE gene encoding tRNA uridine-5-carboxymethylaminomethyl(34) synthesis GTPase MnmE → MKEFDTICAIATPIGEGGVAIIRISGAKSLSIASKIFVSKNNYDIEKMQTYTMKYGNVVELENREIIDEVILSYMKAPNSYTGENVVEINCHGGIVSTNSVLNEIIKAGARIAEPGEFTKRAFLNGRIDLSQAEAVMDIITAKTELSMKSALMQRNGALSREIGELRKFLLNVLALIEYAVDFTEDDEDIIDDNLIDQIKNGIDKASVKIRYLLANADEGKILREGLKVVIVGKPNVGKSSLLNALLREKRAIVTDIPGTTRDVIEEYINIEGIPIKITDTAGIRDTEDIVEKIGVEKSKEKIDEADLIILMLDASRDINEEDQIIIDKIKSKKYIVLLNKVDLDIKIPEKIISSLSNKINISVKTGSGIDSLKSEIKDLFFNGEITSDSLTISNTRHKQALYRALENCDTALNRINANEYIDLISIYITAAMKALGEITGEELEEDLLNKIFSEFCVGK
- the yidD gene encoding membrane protein insertion efficiency factor YidD, translating into MKKLLICLINFYRKHISPGRPSCCRFTPTCSQYALDAINKYGAFKGSIMAIYRILRCNPFGKGGYDPVR
- the dnaN gene encoding DNA polymerase III subunit beta; this translates as MIFTCEKQKILEGISIVQKAITGKSTLPILEGVYIKTEQSTLTLIGSDMDVSIQTSVDATIIEEGNIVIDAKIFGEIIRKLPNSTIKIETIENQLIKITCEKSIFDVVYMNTNEFPELPEINENLKISVNQNILKNMIKGTSFAIAQDETRPILQGILFEVKNKNLNLVALDGYRLAIRSEFLDTDIDVEVVIPGKTLNEVSKILEDVDDIVDITFTNNHILFNLERTKIISRLLEGKFINYNSLLPQEHKLLVSVNRQKLQNAIERASLMAKDGNTNLIKLDLQQDNLIITSNSQLGKVREEISIKLQGEEVQIAFNSKYLLDVLKNVEEDEVVMKMTSSISPCVIEEKDNENSKYLVLPVRLMR
- a CDS encoding RNA-binding S4 domain-containing protein, with product MNKVKINTEYIKLDAFLKWAAIVSSGAEAKLYIQDGLVKVNKEICIQRGKKLKIGDIISFENSDFEII
- a CDS encoding membrane protein insertase YidC, with the protein product MFQAIVDFMKSIFDSLHNFIVSIGVSDVGLSYVLAIFLFTLIIRILILPFNIKAARSTRGMQKLQPELKKLQEKYKDDKEKLSVETMKLYKDNNVSMAGGCLPSLLPLPILMALYWVFMGIHGIEGASFLWIKNLFAPDPWHILAILAALSTYLPSYLMTKSTPSQPNGMNMGTMNLAMAGMMGFMSWNFSAILVLYWIIGNLIQTIQTYFLNYRPSVKDMNEVKEKETKVESEKFVMAVEEPKNLASKKRKKNK
- the recF gene encoding DNA replication/repair protein RecF, which codes for MYVKNISLVNYRNYSSLNIELAQNVNVFIGDNAQGKTNILESIYYGAFAKSHRTSKDRELISWNKSNAYISLLIGKNRLDKRIDINILRDGKKAIKVNNIKINKIGELFGTFNVVMFSPEDLKVIKEAPSLRRRLLDMELSQINSKYYFNLVQYNKILNERNILLKSKTFNEDVLEVYDIQLIEYADYIISKRLEYIEKINIYGSQIHKEITSGKENINFIYNCTVNLDNFKNNYSKKLKDNLLKDREKGLTSIGPHRDDFNIFINDVDVKTFGSQGQQRTSILTMKFSSLKIIKEVTGEYPVLLLDDVLSELDINRQIYILSAIQDIQTIITCTGIDDLKDYLDDKAKRFVVSNGRILN
- the jag gene encoding RNA-binding cell elongation regulator Jag/EloR; this encodes MRSIEIEGKTVEEALNKALIELNTEKNMVDVEILEYGSKGLFNVIGVKPAKIRVTSKYDYIKEAKDFIANILKCMEIEADINVREENDTIVINLSGERMGLIIGYRGETLDSIQYLVSLIVNKVHELPHKRVILDTENYRSKREETLKGLAIKTANKVKKTRKLFKLEPMNPYERRVIHSALQEDAFINTYSEGDEPFRRVVVELKKDL
- the rnpA gene encoding ribonuclease P protein component, producing the protein MIYRLKKNFEFTFIYRRGKSFANDLLVMYIIKNKKNKDKYHNCYNKLGVSVSKKVGNSVIRSRCKRLISESFRLNYDYMIKEYDFIFIARNPMKDKKYFEVEKAMRNLIKKAGLYNEEITNMPN